In Myxococcus stipitatus, the following are encoded in one genomic region:
- the traA gene encoding outer membrane exchange protein TraA family protein, producing the protein MSRLARFALATLSVCLAAAPAWGQKLPDVTVTGPAIAPALSTDGQGLCVASSIWTRTTAEFPTSQGTYIDVLNGYLEDPIIKQSRVTTVLRSPFDLSNNLNDGRTLSYGDFVSQVSAPGCSVGGCSFNIINDNDALTRFVSRFRGYLNIPATLTGQALHFGSYADDSVSLVIYDNAQSYVVINRPPELGAATWRTTNSVTFARPGLYAVEILYAQVTEHAALEMSMFAGSFADFERAANIPPIINLYSNNFQLLRPAQFFQTENGLPSFASDINRCAQCARANVNAPNNGSCGSFYYCNSAALCAPCDTALRCGEDCVQCGPSFPVCANAGGKVQCVQCTQDSQCPNGRCDLTDNMCRGCNDDADCPNTGRCDTATNQCSGCNDDGDCPGAVCDEPNATCVQCTEDAHCPNGQVCVPGLNQCRECNDDSQCDRGEVCTNNQCGPCTTNDACAGNSCNCCPNGTQCAALTPGASPSCVECTNDSQCGEGQKCDPLNGRCVTSIPECNTASACGPSCAKCPGDRPFCLDGQVCVQCRTDLECGDGQFCVSGECSACTTDKHCGTRCEACDTDAPFCLSDGSPQGSTCVGCRTNDDCGSGQCNPTTRTCENAGACAVTCDAGLVCDGASCVQCFADAHCPCGGTCDLDTNTCSTSCASSGDCLGVQHCSAKTQQCERGRRKPGTDPQGGAFCCGTTANATPAGSATILFLLAAGLLLLRSQRRVR; encoded by the coding sequence TTGTCCCGCCTCGCGCGATTCGCGCTCGCCACCCTATCGGTGTGCCTCGCCGCCGCCCCCGCTTGGGGCCAGAAGCTGCCAGACGTCACCGTCACAGGACCCGCCATTGCTCCCGCGCTGAGCACCGATGGCCAGGGCCTGTGTGTCGCATCCAGTATCTGGACACGAACCACCGCTGAGTTCCCAACTTCGCAAGGGACGTACATCGACGTCCTCAATGGGTACCTCGAGGACCCCATCATCAAGCAGAGCCGCGTCACCACTGTGTTGCGCTCTCCTTTCGACCTGTCCAATAACCTCAACGATGGCCGCACGCTGAGCTACGGCGACTTCGTGAGCCAAGTATCCGCCCCCGGTTGTTCTGTCGGTGGGTGTAGCTTCAACATCATCAACGATAACGATGCATTGACCCGATTCGTCTCACGATTTCGGGGTTACCTGAACATCCCTGCGACTCTCACGGGACAAGCGCTTCATTTCGGGTCCTACGCAGACGATTCCGTCAGCCTCGTTATCTACGACAACGCACAGTCCTATGTTGTCATCAACCGTCCCCCTGAACTGGGTGCGGCGACTTGGCGTACGACCAACAGCGTGACTTTCGCGCGGCCAGGTCTCTATGCGGTGGAGATTCTGTATGCCCAGGTGACTGAGCATGCGGCTCTTGAGATGTCGATGTTCGCGGGATCCTTCGCAGACTTCGAGCGAGCGGCGAACATCCCCCCGATCATCAACCTCTATTCCAACAACTTCCAACTGCTCCGACCTGCGCAGTTCTTTCAGACGGAGAACGGCCTCCCCTCGTTCGCGAGTGACATCAACCGCTGCGCGCAGTGTGCACGCGCCAATGTCAATGCGCCGAACAATGGCTCCTGTGGTTCATTCTACTACTGCAACTCCGCTGCACTCTGCGCTCCCTGCGACACGGCCCTCCGCTGCGGTGAAGACTGCGTTCAGTGCGGCCCCTCCTTCCCCGTCTGCGCGAACGCCGGCGGCAAGGTCCAGTGCGTCCAGTGCACGCAGGACTCGCAGTGCCCGAACGGCCGCTGTGACCTGACCGACAACATGTGCCGGGGCTGCAACGACGACGCCGACTGTCCGAACACCGGCCGCTGCGACACCGCGACCAACCAGTGCTCGGGCTGCAACGATGACGGCGACTGCCCCGGCGCGGTCTGCGACGAGCCCAACGCCACCTGCGTCCAGTGCACCGAGGACGCTCACTGCCCCAACGGCCAGGTCTGTGTCCCCGGCCTGAACCAGTGCCGCGAGTGCAACGACGATTCGCAGTGCGACCGCGGTGAAGTCTGCACCAACAATCAATGCGGCCCCTGCACCACCAATGACGCCTGCGCGGGCAACTCCTGCAACTGCTGCCCCAATGGCACTCAGTGCGCCGCGCTGACGCCGGGCGCCTCGCCCTCGTGCGTCGAATGCACCAACGATTCCCAGTGCGGTGAAGGCCAGAAGTGCGACCCGCTCAACGGCCGCTGCGTCACCTCCATCCCCGAGTGCAACACGGCCTCGGCCTGCGGCCCCTCCTGCGCCAAGTGCCCCGGTGACCGCCCGTTCTGCCTCGACGGACAAGTCTGCGTTCAGTGCCGCACCGACCTGGAATGCGGCGACGGCCAGTTCTGCGTGAGCGGCGAGTGCAGCGCATGCACCACCGACAAGCATTGCGGCACCCGCTGCGAGGCCTGCGACACGGATGCCCCCTTCTGCCTCTCCGACGGCTCGCCCCAGGGCAGCACCTGCGTCGGCTGCCGGACCAACGATGACTGCGGCAGCGGCCAGTGCAACCCGACGACTCGCACTTGCGAGAACGCGGGCGCCTGCGCCGTCACCTGCGACGCGGGCCTCGTCTGCGACGGCGCCTCCTGCGTCCAGTGCTTCGCCGACGCACACTGCCCCTGCGGCGGAACATGCGACCTGGACACCAACACCTGCTCCACCTCGTGTGCGAGTAGCGGCGACTGCCTCGGCGTCCAGCACTGCTCGGCGAAGACACAGCAGTGTGAGCGTGGACGGCGCAAGCCCGGCACCGACCCACAAGGCGGCGCCTTCTGCTGCGGCACCACCGCCAACGCCACTCCGGCGGGAAGCGCCACCATCCTCTTCCTGCTCGCCGCCGGCCTCCTGCTCCTGCGCTCCCAGCGCCGCGTCCGATGA
- a CDS encoding thioredoxin family protein, with protein sequence MRTLSACLLLLGLVGCSTTRPHGMDAREATRDEVPLPFIQDDYERALAEAKAKGVPLFVHAMAGWCITCRSMKAQVLSSPSLGRHAGRFVWLELSTDLSQNAAFQRKFPVDSWPKLYVIDPREEKALLRFSDSLTVAGLEQFLDEGERAYRGGAAGLDALLVQADALHARGRVVEAAQVLTEVLAKAPADWPRRGRVMLTLLDSLYETGTASGMKACATKALELLPGTPRSLMWAHGARRGLACAQSILPEEPEAQGVEALLSALEEKVVEAMGAPSIDMSADDRALLYRARVWAREMAKDEVGGTRVAEAWMTFLEAEAAKAPTPWIRTLLDSHRADGALRLKTPERAIPALMRSEEEFPRDYLAPLRLAHLYQSQGRLEDALAATDRALAVAQGPRRVSVMSIRARIFLERNDNATAARTLRDALSYSETLPEVQRPMCSVTRLKRELAQLEALPQVAPSK encoded by the coding sequence ATGCGCACCCTCTCCGCTTGTCTCCTGCTCTTGGGGCTCGTTGGTTGTTCCACCACCCGGCCGCATGGGATGGACGCCAGGGAGGCGACACGCGACGAGGTGCCGCTGCCCTTCATCCAGGACGACTACGAACGGGCGCTCGCGGAAGCGAAGGCGAAGGGTGTGCCGCTCTTCGTCCATGCGATGGCGGGCTGGTGCATCACCTGCCGCTCGATGAAGGCGCAGGTACTGTCGTCCCCGTCGCTGGGACGCCATGCGGGCCGCTTCGTCTGGCTGGAGCTCAGCACGGACCTGAGCCAGAACGCGGCCTTCCAGCGGAAGTTCCCCGTCGACTCGTGGCCCAAGCTGTATGTCATCGACCCGCGCGAGGAGAAGGCGCTGCTTCGCTTCAGCGACAGCCTCACGGTGGCCGGGCTCGAGCAGTTCCTCGACGAGGGTGAGCGTGCGTACCGGGGCGGTGCCGCGGGACTGGACGCGCTCCTGGTGCAAGCAGATGCGTTGCATGCGCGGGGCCGTGTGGTCGAGGCCGCCCAGGTGTTGACCGAAGTGCTGGCCAAGGCTCCCGCCGACTGGCCCCGTCGGGGCCGCGTGATGCTGACGCTGCTGGACTCGCTCTACGAAACGGGTACGGCGTCCGGGATGAAGGCCTGCGCGACGAAGGCGCTGGAGTTGCTGCCGGGCACGCCCCGCTCGCTGATGTGGGCGCATGGCGCGCGTCGTGGGCTGGCCTGCGCGCAGTCAATCCTCCCGGAGGAGCCCGAGGCCCAGGGGGTGGAGGCGCTGCTGAGCGCGCTGGAGGAGAAGGTCGTCGAGGCCATGGGGGCTCCTTCCATCGACATGTCCGCGGACGACCGCGCCTTGTTGTACCGGGCCCGGGTCTGGGCGCGTGAGATGGCCAAGGACGAGGTGGGAGGCACACGCGTCGCGGAGGCTTGGATGACGTTCCTGGAGGCGGAGGCCGCGAAGGCGCCAACGCCCTGGATTCGCACCCTCCTCGACTCACATCGGGCTGACGGGGCGCTCCGCTTGAAGACACCGGAGCGGGCCATTCCCGCGCTGATGCGGAGCGAGGAGGAGTTCCCTCGGGACTATCTCGCACCGTTGCGGCTCGCCCACCTGTATCAGTCTCAGGGGCGGCTGGAGGACGCACTCGCCGCGACGGACCGGGCCCTGGCCGTCGCACAGGGGCCGCGCCGGGTCAGCGTGATGTCCATCCGGGCGCGCATCTTCCTGGAGCGCAATGACAACGCCACCGCCGCGCGCACGCTGCGGGATGCCCTCTCCTACTCGGAGACCTTGCCCGAGGTGCAGCGGCCCATGTGCTCCGTCACACGACTGAAGCGTGAGCTCGCCCAGCTCGAGGCGCTGCCCCAGGTGGCGCCGTCGAAGTAG
- a CDS encoding GTPase, translating into MMRDPYTLRDALASALDALPTPERFPEPSNADLSRRLSERLRRDLLPRMGSADAPLLLVAIAGPNNVGKSTLFNALVGSTLSPARPEGGLTKQCLAAAHPETWTGALKDFLTRRYDTVPVAAGEAAPVDQPGPAGRLYLVLADAVPRGLLVMDTPDFDSVYRENRERAEALLVTVDVLVFVVSRQTYQNAALVDFLRAAVGHGRPYLLVYNEASREEVARGHLDKLASDVGHPPLARYLAPHQPDVEAGLRPLSTEPLDGRPALSALLGQAEHARELKARALEASLADARAEMESVARAATRAASEPERLRQRLRHELESVGATAALKAVPADVLIDAFRDELDARSQFHKWVRLPFRGLATALTFVSRKVRQSFTGPEPEGTQTPSLAVDATLTDGVRRLVEAFAPEVAAWRADAGTREKLAEAFGAATLSKLEEPLGFEALHAHAADRATLYTYCRELVAAELQGGMREELLQALTTLVYSVPSGAAAAVTVATGGFGHDAVVWAGTLLSTPLMERFVDLLGAQVRARVTRRWADAHGATLAKALEARFFSDVLGHLDGLADDWKRTAARLEAARAALA; encoded by the coding sequence ATGATGAGAGACCCCTACACCCTGCGTGACGCACTCGCATCCGCGTTGGATGCGCTCCCGACGCCGGAGCGCTTTCCCGAGCCCTCCAACGCGGACCTCTCCCGGCGTCTATCGGAGCGCCTGCGCAGGGACTTGCTGCCCCGCATGGGCTCCGCGGACGCGCCCTTGTTGCTGGTGGCCATCGCCGGCCCCAACAACGTGGGCAAGTCCACCTTGTTCAACGCGCTGGTGGGCTCGACCCTGTCCCCCGCGAGGCCCGAGGGGGGATTGACCAAGCAGTGCCTCGCGGCCGCCCATCCGGAGACGTGGACCGGGGCCCTGAAGGACTTCCTCACCCGCCGCTACGACACGGTGCCCGTGGCCGCGGGCGAGGCCGCGCCCGTGGACCAGCCCGGCCCCGCGGGACGGCTGTATCTGGTCCTGGCCGACGCGGTGCCCCGGGGGTTGCTCGTCATGGACACGCCGGACTTCGACAGCGTGTACCGGGAGAACCGCGAGCGCGCTGAGGCGCTGCTTGTCACCGTGGACGTGCTCGTCTTCGTGGTGAGCCGGCAGACGTATCAGAACGCGGCGCTGGTGGACTTCCTGCGCGCGGCGGTGGGCCACGGACGGCCGTATCTGCTCGTCTACAACGAGGCCTCGCGCGAGGAGGTGGCGCGAGGCCACCTGGACAAGCTGGCGTCCGACGTGGGCCATCCTCCGCTCGCGCGCTACCTGGCCCCGCATCAGCCGGACGTGGAGGCGGGCCTGCGCCCCCTCTCCACGGAGCCCCTCGACGGACGTCCCGCGCTGAGCGCCTTGCTGGGCCAGGCCGAGCACGCGCGCGAGCTGAAGGCCCGGGCGCTGGAGGCCTCCCTCGCGGATGCCCGCGCGGAGATGGAGTCGGTGGCGCGCGCGGCGACCCGGGCCGCGAGCGAGCCGGAGCGGCTTCGTCAGCGGCTGCGGCACGAGCTCGAGAGCGTGGGGGCGACCGCGGCGCTCAAGGCGGTGCCCGCCGATGTGCTCATCGACGCCTTCCGCGACGAGTTGGATGCGCGCAGCCAGTTCCACAAGTGGGTGCGCCTGCCCTTCCGAGGGCTGGCCACGGCGCTCACCTTCGTGAGCCGCAAGGTGCGTCAGTCCTTCACGGGGCCGGAGCCCGAGGGCACCCAGACGCCCTCCCTCGCGGTGGACGCGACGTTGACGGACGGGGTGCGGCGGCTGGTGGAGGCCTTCGCCCCCGAGGTGGCCGCGTGGCGGGCAGACGCGGGGACACGCGAGAAGCTGGCCGAGGCCTTCGGGGCCGCGACGCTGTCGAAGCTGGAGGAGCCGCTGGGCTTCGAGGCGCTGCATGCCCACGCGGCGGACCGCGCCACGCTGTACACCTACTGCCGCGAGCTGGTGGCGGCCGAACTCCAGGGGGGCATGCGGGAGGAGTTGCTCCAGGCGTTGACGACGCTGGTGTACTCGGTGCCCTCGGGCGCGGCGGCGGCGGTGACGGTGGCCACGGGAGGCTTCGGCCATGACGCGGTGGTGTGGGCGGGCACGCTCTTGTCCACGCCCCTGATGGAGCGGTTCGTGGACCTGCTGGGTGCCCAGGTGCGTGCCCGCGTCACCCGGCGGTGGGCGGACGCTCATGGAGCCACCCTGGCGAAAGCCCTGGAGGCGCGCTTCTTCTCGGACGTGCTGGGGCACCTCGACGGGCTGGCGGACGACTGGAAGCGCACGGCGGCCCGGCTGGAGGCGGCGAGGGCGGCGCTCGCTTGA
- a CDS encoding Ig-like domain-containing protein: MPLPPSLVVAAAVKTPRFSFHALPVLALGLLSACGPSPTSLTFEPLESRFLRTPGQNVKLDYVVLDAEGQRMSEPKLRWTSSAPEVALVQDGVMTVRKSGKTIIGVTGGKVREALPLDLVILNSLDVRAPGADFLEVGRTIKLRVVARNEQGASLPDVTPEFRSSDEAVAKVEDGQLVAVRPGSATVSASLGHLSRHVAVQVVPADFARLGLNLTHHQFQRAGQSVMLQARAFNRNGVVLDTVPLEWFSSDAAVVSVSQDGRVTAVGTGRAIVSVVAGRRRTAAEFVVP; this comes from the coding sequence GTGCCACTCCCGCCCTCGCTTGTTGTCGCCGCCGCCGTGAAGACGCCGCGCTTTTCTTTTCATGCCCTCCCTGTTCTTGCTCTCGGGCTGCTGAGTGCCTGCGGGCCGTCGCCCACTTCGCTGACGTTCGAGCCCCTGGAGTCGCGCTTCCTGCGCACGCCGGGGCAGAACGTGAAGCTGGACTACGTGGTCCTCGATGCGGAGGGCCAACGCATGTCCGAGCCGAAGCTGCGCTGGACCAGCTCCGCCCCCGAGGTCGCGCTGGTGCAGGACGGTGTGATGACGGTGCGAAAGTCCGGCAAGACCATCATCGGTGTGACGGGGGGCAAGGTGCGCGAGGCCCTGCCGTTGGACCTGGTCATCCTCAACTCGCTGGACGTGCGCGCCCCGGGTGCGGACTTCCTGGAGGTGGGGCGCACCATCAAGTTGCGAGTGGTGGCGCGCAATGAGCAGGGCGCGTCGCTGCCCGACGTCACGCCGGAGTTCCGCTCGTCGGACGAGGCGGTGGCGAAGGTGGAGGACGGACAGCTGGTGGCGGTGAGGCCCGGCTCGGCCACGGTGAGCGCGAGCCTGGGGCACCTGTCCCGGCATGTCGCCGTCCAGGTGGTGCCCGCGGACTTCGCGCGGCTGGGCCTCAACCTCACCCATCACCAGTTCCAGCGCGCGGGTCAGTCGGTGATGCTCCAGGCGCGGGCCTTCAATCGCAACGGCGTGGTGCTCGACACCGTGCCGCTGGAGTGGTTCTCGTCGGACGCGGCCGTGGTGTCGGTGTCCCAGGACGGCCGGGTGACGGCGGTGGGCACTGGCCGGGCCATCGTCTCCGTCGTCGCGGGGCGCAGGCGCACCGCCGCCGAGTTCGTCGTTCCGTGA
- the traB gene encoding outer membrane exchange protein TraB, protein MNSFRLPLLVLALGGATLASAQPDTRFDVQMFRPSGAPQDLVLVTQSRPLSHLSVAAGPYFSYSLNPLTLVPEGGDLEKISLVGNRLQLDVMAMVGLFDWAEIGVDVPLILAQGGQNLEVIGTEGSVESFVMGDLRLTGKVAVPGLRRPAEGKGWGAALTFNVSFPTGAQDAFAGEGELTWAPGLVVDYRFGNGILLALNGGFWKRPDRVFDGVAIGDMMPFGVGAEVPILRGSGITALGLVNGAVGLKKAPGTERQVPAELLIGLRWYSSTGVTFTFGGGAGCGCSLASPTLSFFTSIIWIPAKTREWEALERFKEPPEPPPPPPPPVDPDGDSVIGAGDKCPDVAGPVENAGCPDTDRDGDGVVDRLDRCPEYAAGSRGREGCPLARHSGNKIVILEQVNFATDQDVILSESFPILEEVARVMNENPEMDRILVEGHTDARASDAYNLDLSRRRAASVRRFLVETGVAADRVCSQGFGRSRPLSDNTTEEGMALNRRVEFTIQPPSDGPRPPCPDDLPNKKSKRSRSKPKSETVNAPNP, encoded by the coding sequence ATGAACTCCTTCCGTCTACCGCTCCTCGTCCTGGCGCTGGGAGGAGCCACCCTCGCCTCCGCCCAGCCCGACACCCGCTTCGACGTGCAGATGTTCCGCCCGTCGGGCGCGCCGCAGGACCTGGTCCTCGTCACCCAGTCGCGCCCGCTCTCCCACCTGTCCGTGGCCGCGGGCCCGTACTTCAGCTACTCGCTCAACCCCCTCACGCTCGTCCCCGAGGGCGGTGACCTCGAGAAGATCAGCCTCGTCGGCAACCGCCTCCAGCTCGACGTCATGGCCATGGTGGGCCTGTTCGACTGGGCCGAGATTGGCGTGGACGTCCCGCTCATCCTCGCCCAGGGCGGACAGAACCTGGAGGTCATCGGCACCGAGGGAAGCGTCGAGAGCTTCGTGATGGGCGACCTGCGCCTCACCGGCAAGGTGGCCGTCCCCGGCCTGCGCCGCCCCGCCGAGGGCAAGGGCTGGGGCGCCGCGCTCACCTTCAACGTCAGCTTCCCCACCGGCGCCCAGGACGCGTTCGCCGGAGAAGGCGAGCTCACGTGGGCCCCCGGCCTCGTCGTGGACTACCGCTTCGGCAACGGCATCCTGCTCGCGCTCAACGGCGGCTTCTGGAAGCGCCCGGACCGCGTCTTCGACGGCGTGGCCATTGGCGACATGATGCCCTTCGGCGTCGGCGCGGAGGTGCCCATCCTCCGAGGCAGCGGCATCACCGCGCTGGGCCTGGTCAACGGCGCGGTGGGGCTCAAGAAGGCCCCCGGCACCGAGCGCCAGGTCCCCGCCGAGCTGCTCATCGGCCTGCGCTGGTACAGCTCCACCGGCGTGACGTTCACCTTCGGCGGAGGCGCGGGCTGCGGCTGCTCGCTGGCCTCGCCGACGCTCAGCTTCTTCACGTCCATCATCTGGATTCCGGCCAAGACGCGCGAGTGGGAGGCGCTGGAGCGCTTCAAGGAGCCGCCCGAGCCCCCTCCGCCGCCTCCTCCGCCGGTGGACCCGGATGGCGACTCGGTGATTGGCGCGGGCGACAAGTGCCCGGACGTGGCCGGCCCCGTGGAGAACGCGGGCTGCCCGGACACGGACCGCGATGGCGACGGCGTGGTGGACCGCCTGGACCGGTGCCCGGAATACGCGGCCGGAAGCCGGGGCCGGGAAGGCTGCCCCTTGGCCCGCCACAGCGGGAACAAGATTGTCATCCTGGAGCAGGTGAACTTCGCCACGGACCAGGACGTCATCCTCTCCGAGTCCTTCCCCATCCTGGAGGAGGTCGCCCGGGTGATGAACGAGAACCCGGAGATGGACCGCATCCTGGTGGAAGGCCACACGGATGCTCGCGCGAGCGACGCGTACAACCTGGACCTGTCCCGCCGTCGCGCGGCCAGCGTGAGGCGCTTCCTCGTCGAGACGGGCGTGGCGGCGGACCGGGTGTGCTCACAGGGCTTCGGCCGCAGCCGGCCGTTGTCCGACAACACGACGGAGGAAGGCATGGCCCTCAACCGCCGCGTCGAGTTCACCATCCAGCCGCCAAGCGACGGCCCGCGTCCGCCCTGCCCCGACGACCTCCCCAACAAGAAGAGCAAGCGCTCCCGCTCGAAGCCCAAGTCCGAAACCGTCAACGCGCCCAACCCGTAG
- a CDS encoding HEAT repeat domain-containing protein, which translates to MSAPKPRGQVPTPVSGDSPARSREEVAEEVGHALNKVLNSYRFYAEGHSALLEVQQRLGESVRRFHDVTGEAVVLHIRSAMLLLGDVVLVEAASAKDSVTRPLFLEGVQEVLLQPGLELEELSAFLGMWHRALQRNLPPEYDFYTWFWERGFEDIELVVAEVPASAETGESAQAEAQLAKREEQLFTELTRRQGSSSARRRPVGHDEWLARLEAEVLAPVSEQDLLRSGAPAFTGSSEAEVAELRALMERERKGEAVQERGVWVVWGLLAVCREEERAELLGWMEELLSGMVSHGKWAELSQVVQGMTRDARASSVRAPDLHFVTRLFFREGMRFALAQATTQPGLLLRVLELLSTLPRDALQGAPDLILEWPSPEARGALAKLLVRRGISLNVLVARASSLGEKDLDWLQFLRESGPEAQSLTAALLGHPRPEVRAALLARLSPRDVEAQRAPLLKLLGDPSAGVRGAVLVLLVRYGVDAAVGPLVARLDARMEPRERMAVLRALADLGGPIAGAALRSAFEREQDTDLKVHCAQCIGVLGDPRARPLLEAVANKLFAPRALKQACREALAQLAPVG; encoded by the coding sequence ATGTCCGCTCCCAAACCCAGAGGTCAGGTCCCCACCCCGGTCTCAGGAGATTCGCCCGCGCGCTCTCGTGAAGAGGTGGCGGAGGAGGTGGGGCATGCGCTGAACAAAGTGCTCAATTCCTATCGTTTCTATGCGGAAGGGCACTCGGCGCTGTTGGAGGTCCAGCAGCGGCTGGGCGAGTCGGTGCGGCGCTTCCACGACGTGACGGGGGAGGCGGTGGTGCTGCACATCCGCTCGGCGATGTTGTTGCTGGGGGACGTGGTGCTGGTGGAGGCGGCCTCCGCGAAGGACTCGGTGACGCGGCCCCTCTTCCTGGAAGGTGTACAAGAGGTGCTGTTGCAGCCAGGTCTCGAATTGGAGGAGCTGAGCGCCTTCCTGGGCATGTGGCACCGGGCGCTCCAGCGCAACCTGCCGCCGGAGTACGACTTCTACACCTGGTTCTGGGAGCGGGGCTTCGAGGACATCGAGCTGGTCGTCGCGGAGGTGCCCGCCTCGGCGGAGACGGGCGAGTCCGCGCAGGCGGAGGCGCAGCTGGCCAAACGCGAGGAGCAGCTCTTCACGGAGCTCACCCGGCGGCAGGGCTCGAGCTCGGCGCGGCGCCGTCCCGTGGGCCATGACGAGTGGCTGGCGCGGCTGGAGGCGGAGGTGCTCGCTCCCGTCAGCGAGCAGGACCTGCTGCGCTCGGGGGCGCCTGCCTTCACGGGCTCGAGCGAGGCGGAGGTCGCGGAGCTGCGCGCGCTCATGGAGCGTGAGCGCAAGGGCGAGGCTGTTCAGGAGCGGGGCGTGTGGGTGGTGTGGGGGCTGCTTGCCGTATGCCGCGAGGAGGAGCGCGCGGAGCTCCTCGGGTGGATGGAGGAGTTGCTGTCGGGGATGGTGTCCCACGGGAAGTGGGCGGAGCTGTCGCAGGTGGTGCAGGGGATGACGCGGGATGCGAGGGCGTCGTCGGTCCGCGCGCCGGACCTGCATTTCGTCACCCGGCTGTTCTTCCGCGAGGGGATGCGCTTCGCCTTGGCCCAGGCCACCACCCAGCCGGGGCTCCTGCTGCGGGTGTTGGAGCTCTTGAGCACACTGCCTCGCGATGCGTTGCAGGGCGCGCCGGACCTGATTCTGGAATGGCCCTCCCCCGAGGCCCGTGGCGCGCTCGCGAAGCTGCTCGTGCGTCGGGGCATTTCGCTGAATGTGCTGGTGGCCCGGGCGTCGTCCCTGGGCGAGAAGGACCTGGACTGGTTGCAGTTCCTGCGCGAGTCGGGGCCGGAGGCTCAATCCCTGACCGCGGCCCTCCTGGGGCATCCTCGGCCAGAGGTCCGGGCGGCGCTCCTGGCGCGGCTGAGTCCTCGGGATGTGGAGGCCCAACGCGCGCCGCTCTTGAAGCTGCTGGGGGACCCGTCCGCGGGGGTACGCGGCGCCGTGCTGGTGTTGCTGGTGCGGTACGGCGTGGACGCGGCGGTGGGGCCGTTGGTGGCGAGGCTGGATGCCCGCATGGAGCCTCGCGAGCGCATGGCGGTGCTGCGCGCGTTGGCGGACCTGGGAGGGCCCATCGCCGGCGCGGCGCTTCGCTCCGCCTTCGAGCGTGAACAGGACACCGACCTGAAGGTCCACTGCGCGCAGTGCATCGGCGTGCTCGGAGACCCGAGGGCCCGCCCCCTCCTGGAGGCGGTGGCGAACAAGCTGTTCGCGCCTCGAGCCCTCAAGCAGGCCTGCCGGGAAGCGTTGGCACAACTGGCGCCGGTGGGGTGA
- a CDS encoding glycosyltransferase family 4 protein: MNFVFVGTSLGARGTETHLVCLAQALARAGHKVITVAREGGYIARELRAQGLPVVPGVFRNAADVRGMLSVSRAIRSARPDWLVGSFGHEYWPLLTVGALTGTPVALFRHLNSRLKTLSRRLLPRWARRFIVVSEAMRTNLVSQGVPSERIQCLYNPLDVDYFRVDEAERAAARRELGIEEHEVLVGFVGALKPEKGAFRLAEAFNRAMPRSPHLRALWVGEEAAHAHLRQLLAPELQERHILRGWTRDMRKLYAAMDVATMPSEWVEPFGRVSIEAQACGVPVLASRIGGLPETMLEGESGLLLPPGDVAAWSDALVTLAQMQPAQRRNMGEAGARFVRERFSSERISREFISLLESRDAQV, from the coding sequence ATGAACTTCGTATTCGTTGGGACGAGCCTTGGTGCTCGAGGGACCGAGACCCACCTGGTGTGTCTGGCCCAGGCGCTGGCCCGTGCCGGGCACAAGGTCATCACGGTGGCGCGAGAGGGCGGCTACATCGCCCGGGAGCTGCGAGCCCAAGGCCTGCCCGTGGTGCCAGGTGTCTTCCGGAACGCGGCGGACGTTCGTGGAATGCTCAGCGTCTCGCGTGCCATCCGGAGCGCCCGGCCTGATTGGCTGGTGGGGAGCTTCGGTCACGAGTACTGGCCGCTGCTCACCGTGGGCGCGTTGACGGGGACCCCCGTCGCGCTCTTCCGGCATCTCAACAGCCGGCTCAAGACGCTGTCCCGCCGACTGCTTCCGCGTTGGGCTCGGCGATTCATCGTCGTTTCCGAGGCCATGCGCACGAACCTCGTCTCCCAAGGCGTGCCTTCCGAGCGCATCCAGTGCCTCTACAACCCCTTGGACGTCGACTACTTCCGTGTGGATGAGGCGGAGCGGGCCGCGGCGCGCAGGGAGCTCGGCATCGAGGAGCATGAGGTGCTCGTCGGCTTCGTCGGGGCGCTGAAGCCCGAGAAAGGCGCCTTCCGGCTGGCCGAGGCCTTCAATCGGGCCATGCCCCGGAGTCCGCACCTGCGAGCGCTCTGGGTGGGAGAGGAGGCCGCCCACGCCCACCTGCGCCAGCTCCTCGCTCCGGAGCTTCAGGAGCGGCACATCCTGAGAGGTTGGACCCGCGACATGCGGAAGCTGTACGCGGCGATGGACGTGGCGACGATGCCTTCGGAGTGGGTGGAGCCATTCGGGAGGGTCTCCATCGAAGCCCAGGCTTGTGGAGTCCCCGTACTCGCGAGCCGGATTGGCGGGCTCCCGGAAACCATGCTCGAGGGAGAATCGGGGCTCCTCTTGCCGCCCGGTGATGTCGCCGCCTGGAGTGACGCGCTCGTCACGCTGGCGCAGATGCAGCCGGCGCAGCGCCGGAACATGGGCGAAGCAGGGGCCCGGTTCGTCCGCGAGCGATTCTCGTCGGAGCGTATTTCACGCGAGTTCATCTCGCTGCTGGAGTCGCGGGACGCACAGGTGTGA